Proteins co-encoded in one Populus trichocarpa isolate Nisqually-1 chromosome 10, P.trichocarpa_v4.1, whole genome shotgun sequence genomic window:
- the LOC7475387 gene encoding chromatin structure-remodeling complex protein SYD isoform X11, whose product MASSQSSQNVELEAAKFLHKLIQDSKDEPAKLATKLYVILQHMKSSGKEHSMPYQVISRAMETVINQHGLDIEALRSSRLPLTGGTQMGDSSTAQYGGSSQAVGVGKDSKAGLAENEISKVDPSASSRPPAGPSSAGHDYYQGSGTQRSSQSFDHESPSSLETRSANSQSQERGANQKDGKKAVAKRKRGDSSLHLEMHVENPQQLDPRNTIVNPRKGKMNKVDSPGSYAVRGGENTSFNKVPSSGQLEVSSSYVSAGQQQGGSLSSAHESLTSRCMWNQNKAGLPLERSQVPRFSSNAVSGNATAEIPLQQSAISSLGSSAFSKVHGGMPATSYPAGPMGEPGFAGLVQYGGSEHQKHGLAKGAVASSAEKTSEGFFSANRVDDFPTSLSTGKILENDGGSSNMFAESNKIIQGGRQSSNSELTMIRSTPPRDVGKSPVSQGSVSPGMPFNEQQLRQLRAQCLVFLAFRNVLPPKKLHLDIALGNVVPKDGGTLDGPRKELTDHKGKAQSSNEPTNIPELLMPCGRLNNAKEFDKVLPGLGGRFLDENCASKEADKLKMMEDKSGLPSDPSMLADERKYLYSTRKLDAEIQRQEAVESQAVFTTAMQQPDSARGGLPLSNPVDSMGNAFLQVGKTDHASSATFINKQAIPEAVSWTRIGSQSLPSGSIQLGLVPDRKDNAPSQFHILGNSNASEQDDDDKSAASTDSPPSPKYTMLEKWIMDQQRKKLLTEQGWVLKQQKTKQRIATCFDKLKETVSSSEDISAKTKIVIELKKLQLLELQRRLRSNFLNDFFKPITNDMDRLKSYKKHKHGRRIKQLERYEQKMKEERQKRIRERQKEFFAEIEVHKERLEDVFKIKRERWKGFNKYVKEFHKRKERTHREKIDRIQREKINLLKINDVEGYLRMVQDAKSDRVKQLLKETEKYLQKLGSKLQEAKSMASRFENDMDESRHAAVVEKNETSVENEDESDQAKHYMESNEKYYLMAHSVKESIAEQPTCLLGGKLREYQMNGLRWLVSLYNNHLNGILADEMGLGKTVQVISLICYLMETKNDRGPFLVVVPSSVLPGWETEINFWAPGIHKIVYSGPPEERRRLFKEKIVHQKFNVLLTTYEYLMNKHDRPKLSKIHWRYIIIDEGHRIKNASCKLNADLRHYQSSHRLLLTGTPLQNNLEELWALLNFLLPNIFNSAEDFSQWFNKPFESNGDNSADEALLSEEENLLIINRLHQVLRPFVLRRLKHKVENQLPEKIERLVRCEASAYQKLLMKRVEENLGSIGNSKARTVHNSVMELRNICNHPYLSQLHADEVDTLIPKHFLPPIIRLCGKLEMLDRLLPKLKATDHRVLFFSTMTRLLDVMEEYLTWKQYRYLRLDGHTSGGDRGSLIDRFNQQDSPYFIFLLSIRAGGVGVNLQAADTVIIFDTDWNPQVDLQAQARAHRIGQKRDVLVLRFETVQTVEEQVRASAEHKLGVANQSITAGFFDNNTSAEDRREYLESLLRECKKEEAAPVLDDDALNDLLARSESEIDVFESVDKQRRHQEMATWKSLLSGQGMDALEPLPPLPSRLVTDDDLKALYEAMKLYDMPKAGAESNAGAKRKGQHVGGLDAKHYGRGKRAREVRSYEEQWTEEEFEKMCQAESPDSPKVKEETGERNLPKEASGSLLAIGCTEPQAPPQLPPLPPPVEPLLLQQSKEVTPPSKRGRGRPRRATSDKSPAAMVLSVPPETGKVDVELQKGIESGSSKTSPLDSSPVPNLEGNSGATPHLGSRIAPSAQPTTPVSVALSSQITTAPLSVPLQSRGRGRKVQGAVQTPRRRGKNQVAVSPTTSSSAVPDPNINDQSQNVSVNPSVIAMGGTVSSAPMPQHPTNFPAAAAAAVEGISAATHHSGPGTALDSQPNPPNPSISPTIQSIVPSSSVPMQVKGQNRKTQSGTETTRRKGKKEVPVSPSVPDASDSQLSKSNPTLSQDKSGESGSKAIFMVSNQQNDALDRDVNQEQVSQEVGQDKKATELLDDVAQHRQPASTLTTHDGITRSMACAGSSGQIHGVDMHDVASVTKEVSAVNSSSKAKVLEVSGSESGVILSTPQLSKRFAEVVQNQSSEDNPSPVVYPATESLLHSATVEGVCKTVHQLAPKITSSSQPISSYPSVTPVFQSNTPEAMQVKRQGHKAPTRGEAPRRRGKKQGSISPAVDATIGQDPIVNPQMQMQNKSRDSLGSKVISLRSAQGNELKELKNVVQEAHIPSGLVGQDPKRKEASGILAVGRIQTADVTDVARVMKEIFSETCSSKNKIGDSSTVEVRSAPVSSKMSVEVAKNQSSEGKALSAVSILEATLPVMGSSNDDSKQPGSGDGVKMEGDHTPALGKAPTSEINPSMLEIKTSHGPVEKMRELIRASTENPVMGSNMEVNHSVLDAGDRDNITSQRPAPEGLLGDGGDPPMVTLSVSDVTEHPRSDSGYRTQASKASPKFSPHVSLGNRTISIKPDYTDYFSLGTVTPVADHSDSRNILSVADSVSRSSNKPSVKESLDSSLEIRDDEAKTHIQSGVDITKVEGEEVCKMQIDPAVSEASSLKYLSSSNKIEPNSSAAGASHRKDAFSQFGGIVLQNISPLRGNTYGPCENDLVGSSVAVEEPHKTEAGNKAEYSQVGAFVPKDLSENMVLPSSPLAREEEKDSRPFEQGLAGSSIEPETSKGFEAQMASKMDVSNANVIIPEIRPEHMVLPQSFLEAEENINGILENDAACCLVVPEGAKGSEVENDDQMGAQKVSDSVQEIVDPLPSSLVIEEDQVEGSSEKGALCFSVIVQNSGGSEAEAGKQLDASHAETLVRENVSENMVSPRSSLVSEAPVVEGSSEQDIFGFSVVLETSKGSATNNEVQVNPSQVDGVVPETKTGIWMQESEIARSSEKHQDDSSVAKQSKPSAIEEGSQMIVSEVGGIVHETSLENSCVPSVSETKAENANCLYEKSSHCVLLALEEAKQSETESSNQLAVSDFPMTGPENSLENICQSSCSLTMEADKIEGSSKKSSCDISVAMEESKKFEKENDESHVGSKECEESQVVGTSFEHTQVGSIGPEETSGNTDKSSYSSEMQEGKIEGSSQNIPEESNRSEAETDDQTQYGGMALANMSENIEGSYSSGMQEDKIKGSSLNVPEESNRLEAETDDQTQFGGMTLAKMSEKIEGSSLNVPEESNRSEAEIDDQAQCGGMAVANMPEKIEGLSSSGMQEDKIEGSSLNFPESNRLEAETDDQTQFCGMALAKMSEKIEGSCLNVSEESKRSEAETNDQAQCGGMAQANMPEKIEDVSFSGMQEDKIEGSSQNVPESNRSEAETDNQTQFGGMALAKMLEKIEGSSLNVQEESNRSEAETNDQAQCGGMALANMPEKIEDLSSSGMQEDKIKGSSLNVPEESKRQEAETVTDDETQCDGMAPANMLPSSSLLEEKTDVLSEKDPAE is encoded by the exons ATTTTGCAACACATGAAATCAAGCGGGAAGGAACATTCCATGCCGTATCAAGTAATATCAAG GGCCATGGAGACTGTCATCAATCAGCATGGTCTTGATATTGAAGCTTTGAGGTCATCACGCCTTCCTTTGACCGGTGGAACTCAAATGGGGGATTCTTCGACTGCACAATATGGAG GATCTTCACAGGCAGTTGGAGTTGGGAAAGACTCTAAAGCTGGATTGGCTGAAAATGAGATATCCAAAGTTGATCCTTCTGCTTCCAGTAGGCCCCCTGCTGGCCCAAGTAGTGCAGGCCATGATTATTATCAAGGATCTGGAACTCAAAGGAGCAGCCAGTCATTTGATCATGAAAGTCCTTCTAGTTTGGAAACTAGGTCTGCCAATTCACAATCCCAAGAAAGAGGAGCGAATCAGAAGGATGGTAAAAAGGCTGTTGCTAAGAGGAAGAGGGGTGATTCATCTTTACACTTGGAAATGCATGTTGAGAATCCCCAACAACTTGATCCTCGCAATACCATAGTTAATCCAAGGAAGGGGAAAATGAACAAGGTTGACTCACCAGGGAGTTATGCAGTTAGAGGTGGTGAAAATACCAGCTTTAATAAGGTTCCTAGTAGTGGTCAGCTGGAAGTTTCATCTTCTTATGTGTCTGCAGGACAACAGCAAGGGGGTTCTCTTTCATCTGCACATGAAAGTCTCACTTCCAGGTGTATGTGGAATCAAAATAAAGCAGGGTTACCCCTTGAAAGATCTCAAGTTCCAAGGTTCTCTTCGAATGCTGTTTCTGGTAATGCAACAGCAGAAATTCCATTGCAGCAGTCAGCAATTTCATCTCTTGGATCAA GTGCTTTTAGCAAGGTTCATGGAGGGATGCCTGCCACTTCATATCCAGCAGGGCCCATGGGGGAGCCAGGGTTTGCAGGTCTAGTGCAATATGGTGGTTCTGAACATCAGAAACATGGATTGGCAAAGGGTGCTGTAGCTAGTTCTGCTGAGAAAACCTCAGAAGGATTTTTTTCTGCTAACCGTGTGGATGACTTTCCCACTTCACTTTCAACTGGAAAGATTTTAGAAAATGATGGAGGAAGTTCAAACATGTTTGCAGAGTCAAATAAAATTATCCAG GGTGGCAGGCAATCTAGTAATTCAGAATTGACAATGATTAGATCAACACCTCCTAGAGATGTTGGAAAATCTCCTGTTTCCCAGGGTTCTGTCTCTCCTGGCATGCCTTTCAATGAACAACAGCTGAGACAGCTCAGAGCTCAGTGCCTTGTCTTTTTAGCATTCAG AAATGTTTTGCCGCCAAAGAAACTTCATCTGGATATAGCACTTGGAAATGTTGTTCCTAAAGATG GTGGCACTTTGGATGGTCCTCGCAAAGAGCTGACTGATCATAAAGGAAAGGCACAATCTTCTAATGAGCCAACCAATATTCCTGAACTTTTAATGCCATGTGGAAGGCTGAATAATGCAAAGGAATTTGATAAAGTGCTTCCCGGTTTGGGGGGAAGATTCTTGGATGAAAACTGTGCATCCAAAGAAGCTGATAAACTTAAAATGATGGAGGACAAAAGTGGTCTACCTTCTGACCCCTCGATGCTTGCAGATGAAAGGAAATATCTGTACTCCACAAGGAAACTGGATGCTGAAATACAAAGGCAGGAAGCAGTGGAATCGCAGGCAGTTTTCACCACTGCAATGCAGCAGCCTGATTCAGCAAGGGGTGGTTTACCCTTGAGTAACCCTGTGGACAGCATGGGGAATGCCTTTCTTCAAGTTGGAAAAACTGACCATGCTTCTTCTGCAACATTCATAAATAAGCAGGCAATCCCTGAGGCAGTTAGCTGGACTAGAATTGGCAGTCAATCCCTACCATCCGGCTCCATTCAGCTCGGATTGGTTCCAGACAGAAAAGATAATGCTCCTAGTCAGTTTCACATTCTTGGCAATAGTAATGCTTCAG AacaagatgatgatgataagtCAGCCGCTTCTACTGATTCACCACCTTCTCCAAAGTACACCATGTTAGAGAAATGGATTATGGATCAGCAGAGGAAGAAACTTTTAACCGAGCAAGGTTGGGTTCTAAAACagcagaaaacaaaacaaagaattgCCACTTGTTTTGACAAGTTAAAG GAAACTGTTAGCTCGTCTGAAGACATATCTGCAAAAACCAAAATTgtaatagaattgaaaaagcttCAGCTCTTGGAGCTTCAACGCCGTCTAAGGAG TAATtttctcaatgatttttttaagccCATCACAAATGACATGGATCGTTTGAAATCATATAAGAAACATAAGCATGGCAGGAGGATCAAACAACTTGAAAGGTATGAGCAGAAAATGAAGGAAGAACGACAAAAGAGGATACGTGAGAGGCAGAAGGAGTTCTTTGCTGAGATAGAAGTTCACAA GGAAAGACTGGAAGATGTGTTTAAGATTAAGAGAGAACGCtggaaaggtttcaataaataTGTCAAAGAGTTCCATAAAAGGAAGGAGCGTACCCATCGGGAGAAGATTGACAGAATCCAGCGTGAGaagattaatttattgaaaatcaatGATGTTGAGGGGTATCTGCGAATGGTGCAG GATGCAAAATCAGACCGTGTTAAGCAACTGCTGAAAGAGACGGAGAAGTATCTTCAAAAGCTGGGATCCAAGCTACAGGAAGCTAAGTCTATGGCAAGCCGATTTGAGAATGATATGGATGAGTCACGGCATGCTGCTGTTGTTGAGAAGAATGAAACTTCTGTTGAGAATGAAGATGAAAGTGACCAGGCCAAG CATTACATGGAAAGCAATGAGAAGTACTATTTGATGGCTCATAG TGTAAAAGAAAGCATTGCAGAACAGCCAACATGTCTCCTGGGCGGAAAATTAAGGGA GTATCAGATGAATGGACTAAGGTGGTTGGTTTCACTATACAACAATCATTTGAATGGCATTCTTGCTGATGAAATGGGTCTTGGGAAAACTGTTCAg GTTATTTCTCTAATTTGCTACCTGAtggaaacaaaaaatgataGAGGGCCTTTCTTGGTGGTTGTACCTTCTTCAGTTTTACCTGGCTGGGAGACTGAAATCAATTTCTGGGCACCTGGAATCCACAAAATTGTCTATTCTGGGCCTCCGGAGGAGAGGCGCAGGCTATTTAA gGAAAAGATTGTGCATCAAAAATTCAATGTCCTTCTGACAACGTATGAATATCTGATGAACAAACACGATAGACCGAAACTGAGCAAGATACATTGGCgatatataataattgatgaaGGCCATCGCATAAAGAATGCTTCTTGCAAATTGAATGCTGACTTGAGGCATTATCAGAGTTCTCACAGGTTGTTATTAACTGGAACACCACTACAG AACAATCTTGAGGAATTGTGGGCACTACTCAACTTTTTGCTACCTAACATATTTAACTCAGCAGAGGATTTTTCTCAGTGGTTCAACAAACCATTTGAGAGTAATGGTGATAATTCAGCCGATGAA GCCTTACTTTCCGAGGAGGAAAATTTGTTGATCATAAACCGTCTCCACCAAGTTCTTCGACCATTTGTACTTCGGAGACTGAAACACAAG GTTGAGAATCAACTGCCTGAGAAGATTGAGAGACTTGTTCGGTGTGAGGCTTCTGCATATCAGAAGCTTCTTATGAAGAGAGTAGAAGAGAATCTTGGTTCAATTGGAAATTCAAAG GCTCGAACAGTGCACAACTCAGTTATGGAGCTTCGTAACATATGCAATCATCCATACCTTAGCCAGCTTCATGCGGATGAG GTTGATACTTTGATACCTAAGCATTTTCTGCCACCAATTATTAGACTTTGTGGAAAGCTTGAGATGCTAGATCGTTTGCTACCCAAATTGAAAGCAACAGACCATCGG gttcttttcttttccacaaTGACCAGGCTGCTTGATGTTATGGAGGAGTATCTCACTTGGAAACAGTATCGATACCTTCGCTTGGATGGTCATACCTCTGGAGGTGACCGTGGTTCACTCATTGACCGTTTTAACCAACAAGATTctccatattttattttcttgctcag CATTCGGGCTGGTGGTGTTGGAGTGAACCTTCAAGCTGCTGATACTGTGATCATATTTGATACTGATTGGAATCCTCAG GTTGATCTTCAAGCTCAAGCAAGGGCTCATAGGATTGGCCAGAAGAGGGATGTGCTTGTTCTTCGATTTGAAACA GTCCAAACTGTTGAAGAACAAGTCAGAGCTTCTGCTGAGCATAAACTGGGAGTTGCTAATCAGAGCATTACTGCTGGTTTCTTTGACAATAATACAAG TGCAGAAGATCGAAGGGAATACTTGGAGTCCCTTCTGCGTGAATGCAAGAAAGAGGAGGCTGCCCCTGTTTTAGATGATGATGCTCTAAATGATCTCTTAGCTCGCAG TGAATCAGAGATTGATGTATTTGAATCAGTTGACAAACAAAGGCGGCATCAAGAGATG GCAACATGGAAGAGTTTGTTATCGGGTCAAGGGATGGATGCTTTGGAACCTCTACCACCTTTGCCTTCACGCCTTGTAACAGATGATGACTTGAAAGCACTCTATGAAGCAATGAAGTTGTATGATATGCCAAAGGCTGGGGCAGAATCCAATGCAGGGGCGAAGCGTAAGGGGCAGCATGTTGGGGGCCTTGATGCTAAACATTATGGAAGGGGCAAACGAGCTAGAGAG GTACGCTCTTATGAAGAGCAATGGACAGAAGAGGAATTTGAGAAGATGTGTCAGGCTGAATCTCCAGACTCTCCTAAGGTGAAAGAAGAAACAGGAGAGAGGAACTTGCCAAAAGAGGCTAGTGGGTCTTTATTGGCTATTGGTTGCACAGAACCTCAAGCTCCACCACAACTGCCACCGCTGCCACCTCCTGTGGAGCCTCTCCTGCTGCAGCAGAGCAAAGAGGTAACTCCTCCATCAAAACGGGGGCGTGGAAGGCCGAGAAGAGCAACTTCAGATAAATCTCCAGCTGCGATGGTACTCTCAGTACCTCCTGAAACTGGCAAAGTGGATGTGGAGTTACAGAAGGGAATAGAGTCTGGCTCCTCAAAAACATCTCCTCTTGATTCTTCTCCTGTTCCTAATTTAGAAGGTAATAGTGGAGCCACACCTCATTTAGGATCAAGGATTGCTCCCAGTGCTCAGCCAACCACTCCAGTTTCTGTTGCACTTAGCTCACAAATCACTACTGCTCCCCTTTCTGTGCCATTGCAATCAAGAGGTCGAGGACGGAAGGTTCAAGGTGCAGTTCAAACACCACGGCGCAGAGGAAAGAATCAAGTGGCTGTTTCACCCACCACTTCAAGTTCTGCTGTTCCTGATCCAAATATAAATGATCAATCACAGAATGTATCTGTCAATCCATCAGTAATTGCCATGGGTGGAACTGTTTCTAGTGCTCCCATGCCACAACATCCTACTAATtttcctgctgctgctgctgctgctgtagaGGGTATTAGTGCAGCCACTCATCATTCTGGGCCTGGGACTGCTTTGGATTCTCAACCAAACCCTCCCAACCCTTCTATCTCCCCTACCATTCAATCCATAGTTCCTAGTTCTTCAGTTCCTATGCAAGTCAAAGGGCAAAACCGAAAGACTCAAAGTGGCACTGAAACAACTCGACgcaaaggaaagaaagaggTGCCAGTATCACCTTCTGTTCCAGATGCTTCAGACAGTCAGCTTTCAAAATCCAATCCAACGTTGTCACAGGATAAATCTGGGGAATCAGGAAGTAAAGCTATTTTCATGGTTAGTAACCAACAGAATGATGCTCTGGACAGAGATGTTAACCAGGAGCAAGTGTCCCAAGAAGTTGGCCAGGATAAAAAAGCAACTGAGCTTTTGGATGATGTAGCCCAGCATAGGCAACCAGCCAGCACTCTTACAACGCATGATGGTATTACCAGATCTATGG CTTGTGCAGGATCTTCTGGACAAATACATGGTGTTGATATGCATGATGTAGCTTCTGTGACAAAGGAGGTTTCAGCAGTGAATAGCTCTTCAAAAGCTAAAGTACTTGAAGTTTCTGGGAGTGAAAGTGGAGTTATCCTGTCTACACCTCAATTAAGTAAGCGCTTTGCAGAGGTGGTCCAGAATCAAAGCTCAGAGGATAACCCTTCCCCAGTGGTTTATCCTGCAACTGAGTCATTACTCCATTCTGCCACTGTAGAAGGTGTTTGCAAAACTGTGCATCAGCTTGCTCCAAAGATTACTTCCAGCTCTCAGCCAATTTCATCTTATCCTTCTGTTACTCCAGTATTTCAATCTAACACTCCTGAAGCCATGCAAGTTAAAAGGCAAGGTCATAAAGCTCCTACCAGAGGGGAAGCACCTAGACGAAGAGGTAAGAAACAGGGTTCAATTTCACCTGCTGTGGATGCTACAATTGGTCAGGATCCCATTGTAAATCCTCAAATGCAAATGCAAAATAAGTCCAGAGATTCATTAGGGAGCAAGGTCATATCCTTGAGGAGTGCTCAAGGAAATGAACTCAAGGAGTTGAAGAATGTTGTTCAG GAAGCACATATTCCCAGTGGTTTAGTTGGTCAagatccaaaaagaaaagaagctagTGGGATTCTGGCTGTTGGCCGAATTCAGACTGCTGACGTAACTGATGTTGCTCGTGTGATGAAGGAGATTTTTTCTGAGACTTgctcttcaaaaaataaaattggtgaCTCTTCTACAGTTGAAGTTAGAAGTGCCCCTGTTTCAAGTAAGATGTCTGTGGAGGTGGCAAAAAACCAAAGCTCAGAGGGTAAAGCACTATCCGCTGTGTCAATTTTAGAAGCTACACTTCCAGTCATGGGGAGTTCAAATGATGATTCTAAACAGCCTGGGTCTGGAGATGGTGTCAAGATGGAAGGGGATCATACTCCTGCTTTGGGTAAGGCTCCTACTTCTGAAATCAATCCCTCTATGCTTGAAATCAAGACCAGTCATGGCCCTGTTGAAAAAATGAGAGAGTTGATACGGGCTTCCACTGAAAACCCAGTCATGGGAAGTAATATGGAAGTCAATCATTCAGTTCTTGATGCTGGTGACAGGGACAATATTACTTCTCAGAGACCTGCTCCTGAAGGTCTTcttggtgatggtggtgatcCTCCCATGGTTACCCTATCTGTTTCAGATGTAACAGAACACCCTAGGAGTGACTCTGGATACAGAACGCAGGCTTCAAAAGCATCTCCTAAGTTTTCTCCACATGTTAGCCTTGGCAATCGTACAATTTCCATTAAACCTGATTATACTGATTATTTTTCCTTAGGGACTGTTACTCCTGTTGCAGATCATTCAGATTCAAGAAATATCCTAAGTGTAGCTGATAGTGTATCTAGAAGCAGTAATAAGCCTTCTGTGAAAGAGTCCCTAGATTCTTCTCTTGAAATCAGAGATGATGAAGCTAAAACTCATATTCAATCGGGGGTTGATATAACCAAGGTTGAGGGTGAGGAGGTCTGCAAAATGCAAATTGATCCTGCTGTATcagag GCCTCTTCTCTTAAATATCTGTCTTCTTCCAACAAGATAGAGCCAAACAGTTCTGCAGCTGGAGCCAGTCATCGAAAGGATGCTTTTTCTCAGTTTGGTGGGATTGTGCTGCAAAATATTTCTCCACTCAGAGGAAATACCTATGGCCCATGTGAGAATGATCTTGTTGGAAGCTCAGTAGCAGTGGAGGAACCACACAAAACTGAAGCAGGTAACAAAGCAGAATATTCTCAGGTTGGTGCGTTTGTGCCAAAAGATTTGTCAGAAAACATGGTTCTACCCTCGTCCCCACTGGCAAGGGAGGAAGAAAAGGACAGTAGACCATTTGAGCAGGGTTTAGCTGGCAGCTCAATAGAACCAGAAACATCAAAGGGGTTTGAGGCTCAAATGGCCAGTAAAATGGATGTATCTAATGCTAATGTTATCATTCCAGAAATTAGACCAGAACACATGGTTCTACCCCAATCTTTCTTGGAAGCAGAAGAAAACATCAATGGCATTTTGGAGAATGATGCGGCTTGCTGTTTGGTGGTGCCAGAGGGAGCAAAGGGATCTGAAGTTGAAAATGATGATCAGATGGGCGCGCAGAAGGTGTCTGATAGTGTACAAGAAATTGTGGATCCCTTACCATCTTCTCTTGTAATAGAGGAAGATCAGGTTGAGGGCTCATCCGAGAAGGGTGCGCTTTGTTTCTCTGTAATAGTTCAAAATTCAGGAGGGTCAGAAGCTGAAGCAGGCAAGCAACTAGATGCATCTCATGCTGAGACTTTGGTACGAGAAAATGTATCAGAGAACATGGTTTCGCCAAGATCTTCTTTGGTATCAGAGGCACCAGTGGTTGAGGGCTCTTCTGAGCAGGATATATTTGGCTTCTCAGTAGTACTAGAGACATCTAAAGGGTCTGCTACTAATAATGAGGTTCAAGTAAATCCATCTCAGGTAGATGGAGTTGTGCCTGAAACTAAAACGGGCATATGGATGCAGGAATCTGAGATTGCAAGATCATCTGAGAAGCACCAAGATGACAGCTCAGTAGCCAAGCAATCAAAACCATCTGCAATTGAAGAGGGCAGTCAAATGATAGTATCTGAGGTTGGTGGAATTGTGCATGAAACTTCTTTGGAAAACAGTTGTGTGCCATCTGTCTCAGAAACAAAGGCAGAAAACGCTAATTGCTTATATGAGAAAAGTTCTCATTGCGTCTTGCTTGCTCTAGAGGAAGCAAAACAGTCTGAAACTGAAAGTAGCAACCAACTGGCTGTATCTGATTTTCCTATGACCGGGCCTGAAAATTCTTTGGAGAACATATGCCAGTCTTCATGTTCTCTAACAATGGAGGCGGATAAGATTGAGGGCTCGTCTAAGAAGAGTTCTTGTGACATCTCAGTAGCAATGGAGGAAtcaaaaaagtttgaaaaagaaaacgatgAATCTCATGTTGGTAGCAAGGAATGTGAAGAAAGTCAAGTTGTTGGTACCAGTTTCGAACACACACAGGTTGGTAGCATTGGACCAGAAGAAACATCTGGAAACACAGACAAATCCTCATATTCCTCAGAAATGCAGGAAGGTAAGATTGAGGGCTCATCTCAGAATATCCCAGAGGAATCAAATAGGTCGGAAGCTGAAACAGATGATCAAACTCAGTATGGTGGGATGGCTCTAGCCAACATGTCAGAAAATATCGAGGGCTCTTATTCCTCAGGGATGCAGGAAGACAAGATTAAGGGCTCTTCTTTGAATGTACCAGAGGAATCAAATAGGTTGGAAGCTGAAACAGATGATCAAACTCAATTTGGTGGGATGACTCTAGCTAAGATGTCAGAAAAGATTGAGGGCTCATCTCTGAATGTCCCAGAGGAATCAAATAG GTCGGAAGCTGAAATAGATGACCAAGCTCAATGTGGTGGGATGGCTGTAGCGAACATGCCAGAAAAGATAGAGGGCTTATCTTCCTCAGGGATGCAGGAAGACAAGATTGAGGGCTCTTCTCTGAATTTTCCAGAGTCAAATAGGTTGGAAGCTGAAACAGAtgatcaaactcaattttgtggGATGGCTCTAGCTAAGATGTCAGAAAAGATTGAGGGCTCATGTCTAAATGTCTCAGAGGAATCTAAGAGGTCGGAAGCTGAAACAAATGACCAAGCTCAATGTGGTGGGATGGCTCAAGCTAACATGCCAGAAAAGATAGAGGACGTATCTTTCTCAGGGATGCAGGAAGACAAGATTGAGGGCTCATCTCAGAATGTCCCAGAGTCAAATAGGTCAGAAGCTGAAACAgataatcaaactcaatttggtGGGATGGCTCTAGCTAAGATGTTAGAAAAGATTGAGGGCTCATCTCTGAATGTCCAAGAGGAATCAAATAGGTCGGAAGCTGAAACAAATGACCAAGCTCAATGTGGTGGGATGGCTCTAGCGAACATGCCAGAAAAGATAGAGGACTTGTCTTCCTCAGGGATGCAGGAAGACAAGATTAAAGGCTCTTCTCTAAATGTCCCAGAGGAATCAAAAAGGCAGGAAGCTGAAACTGTAACTGATGATGAAACTCAGTGTGATGGGATGGCTCCAGCGAACATGTTGCCTTCATCTTCTCTCTTGGAGGAAAAGACTGACGTCTTATCAGAGAAAGATCCAGCTGAATAA